A stretch of DNA from Nitratireductor thuwali:
CTTCAAGGCGGCAAGGACATCCGACACCTCACGCGTGACGTCGACGCGGGTCACGCGATATCCCTCCGCCTCCAGGGCATCGGCGCAGGCTGCACCGGAAGCAAGACTCACCGGCCGTTCGGACGAGAATCCGCCCATTAAAACGGCCACGTGCTTCTTCGCCATCCGATGCCCCCTTCCTGACATTCCCTGTCTTGACGCTTTCACGGCTTGAGTCTCTCCGTTCCAAGGGAAGCCCCCGGCCGAAAACGCGCCGACTCAAATCAGGAAACGCTTGTACCCACAGAATCAGAGAGTTGATTCCGTGACAAGGCCTTGAGATTCCGATGGATTCAAATTTTGCTAAAATCGGTGTTTTTTAGCCGTCCGACCGGCGATAAGCGATCGCGGATACGTTTATCGCCTAAAGCAATTGCCCCAGAAACGGTTCAATCTCCTGGCCGGGCCTGAAGGCGCCGATGCGCTTGATCTCCCACTGGAGGCGCAGGCCGGAATTCTCCAGAACGCGGGCGCGGACCGTTTCGCCCAGCAATTCCAGGTCATGGCCGGTTGCAGTGCCCGTATTGATCATGAAGTTGCAGTGCATCGGCGACATCTGCGCACCGCCGATCATCATGCCGCGGCAACCGGCTTTGTCGATTTCCTTCCACGCCGAAGTGCCCTCGGGGTTCTTGAAGGTTGAGCCCCCGGTTTTCTCGCGGATGGGCTGCACGGTCTCGCGGTGGCGCTGCACCTCGTCCATCGCCGCGCGGATTTCACCGGCATCGGCAGGGTATCCTTCCATAATAGCGGAGATGAAGATGAGATCGGCGGGGGCCGTCGACTTACGGTAGGAATAACCCATATCCGCGCGGCCCAGCACGTGAAGGTTACCCTGCCGGTCGAGTGCGTGAACCTCGACCACGCGCTCCGCAGTTTCCACGCCGTTGGCGCCGGCATTCATCCGCAGCGCTCCGCCCAGCCCACCGGGAATGCCGTGGTAAAAGTGGAACCCGCCGATCCCCGCTTCGAGCGCCGCCGCCGCCAATCGCTTGTCGGGCAGCGCCGCGCCGGCGCGCAGCCGATTGTCCGAAAGCACTTCCGCCTGCCCGAAACCCTTGGCTGAAAGCCTGATGACGAACCCCTTCAGCCCGCCGTCTCGCACCAGAAGGTTTGAGCCGATACCGACCACCGTCAGCGGCACGTCCTCGGGCACGGCGCGCAGGAATGCGGCGAGGTCCTCGGCATCTGCCGGCTGGAACATGGCTTCCGCCTCGCCGCCGGCCCGAAACCAGGTGATCTTGTCCATGCCGGTGCGCGGCACCAGCTTGCCCCGCAGTCCCGACAGCCTGCCGTCCAGCCGTTCGATTAGCCCCTTATCGTTCATCCGCCGAGCTCGCCAGGCAACGCATAGGCCCATTGGGTGATGTTGCCGGCCCCCAGGAAGACGACGAAGTCCCCCGGCCTGGCCACCTCGCGAACGAGCGGCGCAACGGCTTCCGGCCCGCTTATATGGCGGGCGTCGCGATGCCCGCCGGCGCGCATGCTGGCGACCAGGGCCTCCGATGTCGCGCCGTCTATCGGTTCCTCTCCCGCCGTATAGACGGGAGCGACCAGCACCGTGTCGGCCTCGTTGAAGCAGGATGCGAAATCGTCGAACAGATCGTGGAGGCGGGTATAGCGATGCGGCTGCGCCACCGCGATCACGCGTCCCCGCGTAGCCTCCCGCGCCGCCTTCAGCACCGCGCGGATCTCCACCGGGTGGTGGCCATAGTCGTCGAAGATATGGATGTCGTTCCACACGCCGGTCAGCGTGAAACGCCGCTTGACCCCGCTGAAGGCGGCGAGCCCCTTGCGGATATCCTCCGCGCCGATGCCGAGTTCGTGCGCCACCGCGATCGCGGCCACGGCGTTCGAGACATTGTGACGGCCCGGCATGGGCAGGCGCAGCCCCTCGATGATTTCCAACCGGCCGGATTTGCGCTCCCGCAAGGTCACGTCGAACACCGACGTCGCCCCGTCCATCCTGTGATTGGAAAAGCGCACATCGGCCTGCAGGTTTTCGCCGTAAGTGACGAGACGGCGGTCCTCGATGCGGCTGACCAGCGCCTGCACCTCCGGATGATCGATACACATCACCCCGAAGCCGTAGAACGGAACGTTCTCCACGAACTGGCGGAAGGCCTGCCGCACCTTGTCGAACGAGCCGTAATGATCGAGGTGCTCGGGGTCGATATTGGTCACTACCGCTATTTCCGCCGGCAGTTTGAGGAAGGTGCCGTCGCTTTCGTCGGCCTCCACCACCATCCAGTCGCCCTTGCCCATGCGCGCATTGGTTCCATAGGCATTGATGATGCCGCCATTGATGACGGTCGGATCCAGCCCGCCCGCATCGAGAAGTGCGGCAACCATCGATGTCGTCGTCGTCTTGCCGTGGGTTCCACCGATGGCGACCGCCTGGCGGAAGCGCATCAGCTCTGCAAGCATTTCGGCGCGTCGCACGATCGGCAGCAAGCGCTCGCGCGATGCCTGATACTCCGGGTTGGCCGGTTTGATCGCCGTCGACACCACGACCACCTCGGCCTCGCCCAGATTGCCCGCGTCGTGGCCGACGAAAACCTTGATGCCCTTTTCCCGCAGCCGCGCCACATTGGCGTTCTCGGCCTGATCTGACCCCTGCACCTGATAGCCCAGCGTATGCAGCGCCTCGGCGATGCCGCTCATGCCGATGCCGCCAATGCCGATGAAATGGATGACCCCGATGGTTTGCGGCATCTTCATGCGCCAGCTCCCCGTTTGAATTCCTCGATCGATCGGCCCGACGCAATAGCCTCTGTGAAATCGGCGAGCAACTTCGTCGCGCCCGGCCGGCCAACCGTCTTGGCCGCCAGCGCCATCCCCTTCAGCCGCTCACCGTCCGCCAGGAGTTCGCTGAGATCGCCGGCAAGATCTTCCGCCGTCATCTCCGCCTGGCGCCTGATGAGCGCCGCGCCCGCATCCACCAGAAGCTGCGCATTGCGGCCTTGATCGTCGTCAAGTGCATGCGGCAGTGGCACAAGGATCGATGGCCGCCCGATGATGGAGAGCTCCAAGACAGTCGACGCGCCCGAGCGCGAGACCACGAGATGGGCCGCGGCCATCCGCGCAGGCAGATCGGAGAAGAAGGGCGAAACCTCCGCCTCTACGCCAAGGTCCCGATAGCGCTCCCTTGTGCGCGCCTCGTCTTCGGGCCGTGCCTGCTGAACGATGTCGAGCCGGGAGCGCAACAGCACAGGCAGCAGGGCCACGGCCTCGGGAAACACATCGGAGAAGAACCGCGCGCCCTGGCTTCCGCCGAAGACGAGCAAGCGCAGTCTTCCGTCCGCCACGGGCGCTTCATAGGCCGTATCGGCAACATCGAGCACGGCTTGGCGGACCGGGTTTCCGGTCTCCGCAATCTTCGCGGCGTGCGGCCCCTGCGCCTTCAGGAAGCCACCGGCGATCGCCTCGACCCGCGGCGCCAGGGCCCGGTTCGCCCGCCCCATCACCGCGTTCTGCTCGTGGATGATGGAGGGCACGCCGCGCCGGGTGGCCGCATAGAGCGGCGGCAAGGTCGGATAGCCGCCGAAACCCACGACCACCGAGGGCTTCAGCCGTCCCATGAGCGCAGACGCCTGGCGGAAACCGCGCCAGATGGTGAGGAGGCTGCGCAACAGCGCAACCGGATTGCGTGACCCGAACGTCGCCGCGTCGATGGCATGCACGCCCGCTGCCGGAAAATCGCCGGCGAACCGCCCGGCCCGCCTGTCGGTCGCCAGATGAACCGTCCAGCCGCGCGCCTTCAATTCATGGGCCAGCGCCTCGGCCGGAAACAGATGCCCGCCGGTGCCGCCGGCGCACACGATTGCGATCTTCTCGGTCATGTCAGCCGGCCGTCGCCGCCCGGCCGGAAACCCGCGACACCCCTATCGGCCGCCGCTTCTCCGGCCTGCGCCGCGAAAGCGCCAGCACGAACCCCATCGAAATCGCCATGGCGATCAGCGAGGACCCGCCATAGGAGATGAAGGGAAGCGTCATGCCCTTGGCCGGCATCATCCGCACATTCACCGCCATGTTGATGATCGACTGGAAGCCGAGCAGGACGACAAGCCCGCTCAGCGCGTAGCGCGTGAAGTCGTCCTCCTCGCGCCGCGCCAGATCCAGTCCCCTGAGCACCACAAAGGCGAACAGCATGAGAATGAGCAGGCACGTGATCAGGCCGAATTCCTCGCCCGCCACCGCAAAGACGAAGTCGGTATGGCTGTCCGGCAGGATGCGCTTCACCGACCCCTCGCCCGGTCCTTGCCCGAACCAGCCGCCGCGCGTCATGGCCTCCAGGCTCATATCCACCTGATAGGTATCGCCCTCGCCTGTCAGGAAGCGGTCGATGCGGTCGGCCACATGGGGAAAGATCGAATAGGCTGCAACCGCGCCGCCCACCCCCAGCGCGCCCAGTGCCGCGATCCAGAGCCAGGGCATGCCAGCGATGAAGAACATCGCTCCCCATGTGCTAAGCACGAGCATCGTCTGGCCCAGGTCCGGTTGCGCAACGAGCAGCGCCACCACCAGCCCGAGCAGGATCATGGCGAACAGATTGCCCGGGATCTCCGGCTGACGGGCGTGTTCGGCGAACAGCCAGGCGCAGATCACCACGAATGCGGGCTTGAGATATTCGGACGGCTGGATCGAAACGCCAAAGAGATAGATCCAGCGCCGCGACCCCTTCACCTCCAGCCCGACGAACAAGGTTGCGACCATGAAAATGAGCGATACGGCCAGCATGACAAGCGCCAGCCGCCGCACATGGCGCGGATCGAGGAACGAAACCCCGATGAGGCAGGCCACCGCCGGGATCATATACATGATCTGTCGGGTGACGAAGTGGAAGCTGTCGAGCCCGATGCGCTCGGCCACGGCGGGGCTTGCCGCGAAAGACAACACGACCCCCAGACCCATCAGCGAAAGAAAGGCCGCCAGGAACCAGCGGTCCACAGTCCACCACCAATTCGCGACATGGCTTCGGTCCGTACGGCTGATCATGTGTCTTTCCCTCTGATCGCTTCCACGCCGGGCAGCGCAAGCACAGCCTTTCGGAAGGCCTCGCCCCGGACCTCGAAATTCCTGAACTGGTCGAAACTCGCACAAGCCGGCGACAACAGAACCACCGCCTCGCTCCCGGCATCTTGCGCCGCATCCCGCGAAGCATGCTCGACGGCGGCTTCGATGGTACCTGAAATTTCATACGCCGTCGCCTCCCCAAGCGTGGCGGCGAAGGCAGGAGCGGCTTCGCCCACAAGATAAGCCTTGGCGATGCGTGGGAAGAGAGGCCGCAGGCTTTCGATGCCGCCCTGCTTCGGCAGGCCGCCGGCAATCCAGTAGATGCGGCCGAAGCTTGAAAGCGCCGGCGCGGCGGCGTCGGCATTCGTCGCCTTGGAATCGTTGATGAAGAGCACGTGGGCCTTCCGCCCGACCTGCTCCATGCGGTGTTCGAGCCCAGGGAAGCCGGCAAATCCGGCCTGGATTTCGGTCGCTGAAAGCCCGCAATCCAGCGCGGCGGCCAGCCCCGCCAGGGCGTTCTGCGCATTGTGCCTGCCGCGCAGCGAACCAATGCCTTCAATCGAGACGACTGGTTCCGCCTGCCCGTCGATCGCCCGCATCAGTATCGTGCTGTCGGCGAAGAAGCCATTGTCCAGCGGTCCGGCCGCCGAAATACGCTCCACTTTCACGCCGTCCCGTTCCAGCCGGTCGGCAATCCCTGCGCAATATTCGTCGTCGACGCCGATGATCGCCGTCCGGCTGCCGGCGACGAGCCGGGCCTTGATCGCCGCGTAGCGGTCGATGTCGCCATGCCGGTCGAGATGGTCGGGCGACAGGTTCAACAGGATACCCGCAGAGGGGTCGAGCGTCGGCGCCAGATCGATCTGGTAGGACGAGCACTCGACCACATAGTGACGCTCCGACAGCGGCGGATCGAGGGTCAGCACAGCCCGCCCGATATTGCCGCCCATCTGTGTGTCGCGCCCGGCCGAGACCAGCACATGAGCGATCAGCGCAGTCGTCGTCGATTTGCCATTGGTCCCGGTGACGGCGATGAAGGGGGCATCCGACGCGTGCGCGCGCCTTTCGCGCACGAACAATTCGATATCGCCGATGATCTCCGCGCCCGCCGCCTGCGCCAGTTCCACGCTCCAGTGCGGCCGGGGATGAGTGAGCGGCACGCCTGGCGCCAGCACAAGCGTGCCGACCCCATTCCAGTCCGCGTCCCGCAAGTCGCCCGTCGCGATCCCCTCGGCCTTTGCACGCGCCACGCTTTCCGGGTTGTCGTCCCAGGCGAGCACCGTCGCGCCGCCCTCGACCAACGCCTGCGCGGTGGCGATGCCCGAACCGCCAAGGCCGAAGACGTGGACTTTCTTTCCCGAAAATGCGGAGGCAGGGATCATGCGCCCTTACCTCAGCTTCAGCGTCGAAAGCCCAATCAGCGCCAGCACGACGGCTATGATCCAAAAGCGGATCACCACCTGGCTTTCCGTCCAGCCGAGCTTTTCGAAATGATGGTGGATGGGCGCCATCAGGAACACCCGCTTGCCGGTCAACTTGAAGACGGCCACCTGAATGATGACCGAGAATATCTCGATGACGAACAGCCCGCCGATGATGGCCAGCACGATCTCGTGCTTGGTCGCTACCGCAACGGTGCCGATGAGCCCGCCCAGCGCCAGCGAGCCGGTATCGCCCATGAAGATGGCCGCCGGCGGCGCGTTGAACCACAGGAAGCCGAGCCCGGCGCCGATCACCGCGCCCAGGATGACGGACAGTTCGCCCGTTCCCGGCACGAAGTGGATTTGCAGGTAATCGGCGAAGATGGCGTTGCCCGAAAGATAGGCGATCACGCCGAAGGAGGCCGCCGCCACCATCACCGGCACGGTTGCCAGTCCGTCGAGCCCGTCGGTCAGGTTCACCGCATTGCCCGCGCCGACGATGACGAAGGCCGCGAACGGGATGAAGAAGATGCCGAGATTGAGCAGGAGCTCCTTGAAGAACGGAAAAGTGAGCGATGAGGAGAATGGCGCCTGTCCGGCCCGCATGATCAGCCATGCTGCAAAGCCGGCGATCAGGAATTCGAGGATCAGCCGCACCCTTCCTGAAAATCCGAGATGGGACTGCTTGGTCACCTTCAGGTAATCGTCGTAAAAACCGATGGCGCCGAATCCCACCGTGACCATGAGCACCACCCACACATAGACGCTGGAAAGGTTCGCCCACAACACGGAGGCGCCCAATATGCCACTCAGCATCATCAGCCCGCCCATGGTCGGCGTTCCGGCTTTCTTGAAATGCGTCTGGGGACCATCGGCCCGGATCGGCTGGCCGCGTCCCTGCCGCACGCGCAGCGAATTGATGATGGCCGGCCCGAACAGGAAGACGATGAAAGCCGAAGTCATCAGCGCCCCGCCGGTGCGAAACGTTATGTAGCGGAAAACGTTGAATGCAGAAAACTCGTCGGCAAACTGGACAAGCAGCATGAGCATGATGAAAACCCCCGCGTGGCGTCAGCCCCGCGCCGGTTTATCAACCGCCGCCGGAAAATGTTTGGTGAGAGCCTCGACCAGCTTGGAAAAGCCGATGCTCTTGGATGATTTGATCATGACAGTATCCCCCGCCCTCACCGCATTCAGGAGAAGCGGCTGAAGCTCGTCCGCATTGGCGCGGTATTCCACCTGGATGTCCTTCGGCGGATTGTCCGCCAACGCCTTCATTTCGGCGCCCGCCAGAAGCAGTATGTCGGCGCGCGCGTCGGCGATGACCGGCGCCAGCCCCGCATGCAGTTTTTGCGAATGGCTGCCCAGTTCCAACATGTCGCCCAAAACGGCGATGCGCCGCCCGCCATCGGCCACCGGCGCCGTCGCCAGTACCCGCAAGGCCGCCTGCATGGATGCCGGATTGGCATTGTAGCTTTCATCGATCAGCGTGAAAGTGCCCTGCCCCCGGCGCAGGACG
This window harbors:
- the murB gene encoding UDP-N-acetylmuramate dehydrogenase; its protein translation is MNDKGLIERLDGRLSGLRGKLVPRTGMDKITWFRAGGEAEAMFQPADAEDLAAFLRAVPEDVPLTVVGIGSNLLVRDGGLKGFVIRLSAKGFGQAEVLSDNRLRAGAALPDKRLAAAALEAGIGGFHFYHGIPGGLGGALRMNAGANGVETAERVVEVHALDRQGNLHVLGRADMGYSYRKSTAPADLIFISAIMEGYPADAGEIRAAMDEVQRHRETVQPIREKTGGSTFKNPEGTSAWKEIDKAGCRGMMIGGAQMSPMHCNFMINTGTATGHDLELLGETVRARVLENSGLRLQWEIKRIGAFRPGQEIEPFLGQLL
- the murC gene encoding UDP-N-acetylmuramate--L-alanine ligase, which codes for MKMPQTIGVIHFIGIGGIGMSGIAEALHTLGYQVQGSDQAENANVARLREKGIKVFVGHDAGNLGEAEVVVVSTAIKPANPEYQASRERLLPIVRRAEMLAELMRFRQAVAIGGTHGKTTTTSMVAALLDAGGLDPTVINGGIINAYGTNARMGKGDWMVVEADESDGTFLKLPAEIAVVTNIDPEHLDHYGSFDKVRQAFRQFVENVPFYGFGVMCIDHPEVQALVSRIEDRRLVTYGENLQADVRFSNHRMDGATSVFDVTLRERKSGRLEIIEGLRLPMPGRHNVSNAVAAIAVAHELGIGAEDIRKGLAAFSGVKRRFTLTGVWNDIHIFDDYGHHPVEIRAVLKAAREATRGRVIAVAQPHRYTRLHDLFDDFASCFNEADTVLVAPVYTAGEEPIDGATSEALVASMRAGGHRDARHISGPEAVAPLVREVARPGDFVVFLGAGNITQWAYALPGELGG
- the murG gene encoding undecaprenyldiphospho-muramoylpentapeptide beta-N-acetylglucosaminyltransferase, encoding MTEKIAIVCAGGTGGHLFPAEALAHELKARGWTVHLATDRRAGRFAGDFPAAGVHAIDAATFGSRNPVALLRSLLTIWRGFRQASALMGRLKPSVVVGFGGYPTLPPLYAATRRGVPSIIHEQNAVMGRANRALAPRVEAIAGGFLKAQGPHAAKIAETGNPVRQAVLDVADTAYEAPVADGRLRLLVFGGSQGARFFSDVFPEAVALLPVLLRSRLDIVQQARPEDEARTRERYRDLGVEAEVSPFFSDLPARMAAAHLVVSRSGASTVLELSIIGRPSILVPLPHALDDDQGRNAQLLVDAGAALIRRQAEMTAEDLAGDLSELLADGERLKGMALAAKTVGRPGATKLLADFTEAIASGRSIEEFKRGAGA
- the ftsW gene encoding putative lipid II flippase FtsW; the protein is MISRTDRSHVANWWWTVDRWFLAAFLSLMGLGVVLSFAASPAVAERIGLDSFHFVTRQIMYMIPAVACLIGVSFLDPRHVRRLALVMLAVSLIFMVATLFVGLEVKGSRRWIYLFGVSIQPSEYLKPAFVVICAWLFAEHARQPEIPGNLFAMILLGLVVALLVAQPDLGQTMLVLSTWGAMFFIAGMPWLWIAALGALGVGGAVAAYSIFPHVADRIDRFLTGEGDTYQVDMSLEAMTRGGWFGQGPGEGSVKRILPDSHTDFVFAVAGEEFGLITCLLILMLFAFVVLRGLDLARREEDDFTRYALSGLVVLLGFQSIINMAVNVRMMPAKGMTLPFISYGGSSLIAMAISMGFVLALSRRRPEKRRPIGVSRVSGRAATAG
- the murD gene encoding UDP-N-acetylmuramoyl-L-alanine--D-glutamate ligase, translated to MIPASAFSGKKVHVFGLGGSGIATAQALVEGGATVLAWDDNPESVARAKAEGIATGDLRDADWNGVGTLVLAPGVPLTHPRPHWSVELAQAAGAEIIGDIELFVRERRAHASDAPFIAVTGTNGKSTTTALIAHVLVSAGRDTQMGGNIGRAVLTLDPPLSERHYVVECSSYQIDLAPTLDPSAGILLNLSPDHLDRHGDIDRYAAIKARLVAGSRTAIIGVDDEYCAGIADRLERDGVKVERISAAGPLDNGFFADSTILMRAIDGQAEPVVSIEGIGSLRGRHNAQNALAGLAAALDCGLSATEIQAGFAGFPGLEHRMEQVGRKAHVLFINDSKATNADAAAPALSSFGRIYWIAGGLPKQGGIESLRPLFPRIAKAYLVGEAAPAFAATLGEATAYEISGTIEAAVEHASRDAAQDAGSEAVVLLSPACASFDQFRNFEVRGEAFRKAVLALPGVEAIRGKDT
- the mraY gene encoding phospho-N-acetylmuramoyl-pentapeptide-transferase gives rise to the protein MLMLLVQFADEFSAFNVFRYITFRTGGALMTSAFIVFLFGPAIINSLRVRQGRGQPIRADGPQTHFKKAGTPTMGGLMMLSGILGASVLWANLSSVYVWVVLMVTVGFGAIGFYDDYLKVTKQSHLGFSGRVRLILEFLIAGFAAWLIMRAGQAPFSSSLTFPFFKELLLNLGIFFIPFAAFVIVGAGNAVNLTDGLDGLATVPVMVAAASFGVIAYLSGNAIFADYLQIHFVPGTGELSVILGAVIGAGLGFLWFNAPPAAIFMGDTGSLALGGLIGTVAVATKHEIVLAIIGGLFVIEIFSVIIQVAVFKLTGKRVFLMAPIHHHFEKLGWTESQVVIRFWIIAVVLALIGLSTLKLR